In a genomic window of Canis lupus dingo isolate Sandy chromosome 35, ASM325472v2, whole genome shotgun sequence:
- the NRN1 gene encoding neuritin, translated as MGLKLNGRYISLILAVQIAYLVQAVRAAGKCDAVFKGFSDCLLKLGDSMANYPQGLDDKTNIKTVCTYWEDFHSCTVTALTDCQEGAKDMWDKLRKESKNLNIQGSLFELCGSGNGAAGSLLPALPLLLVSLSAALATWLSF; from the exons ATGGGACTTAAGTTGAACGGCAGATATATTTCACTGATCCTCGCGGTGCAAATAG CGTACCTGGTACAGGCCGTGAGAGCAGCGGGCAAGTGCGATGCGGTCTTTAAGGGCTTTTCGGACTGTTTGCTCAAGCTGGGCGACAGCATGGCCAACTACCCGCAGGGTCTGGACGACAAGACGAACATCAAGACCGTGTGCAC ATACTGGGAGGATTTCCACAGCTGCACGGTCACAGCCCTTACGGATTGCCAGGAAGGGGCGAAAGATATGTGGGATAAACtgagaaaagaatccaaaaacCTCAACATCCAAGGCAGCTTATTCGAACTCTGCGGCAGCGGCAACGGGGCGGCGGGGTCCCTGCTCCCGgcgctccctctgctcctggtgTCTCTCTCGGCAGCTTTAGCGACTTGGCTTTCCTTCTGA